Within the Erigeron canadensis isolate Cc75 chromosome 6, C_canadensis_v1, whole genome shotgun sequence genome, the region GAAGAAGAATCACTAAGAAGATCTCCAAGATTCAAGAGTAATGTCAACAGAGACAATTCCGCTGACATAAGTGAGCGTAAAATAGTGAAATATAAGGCTGTGAAGATGGATAATGAAAAAGAAAGTCGTACCATGATGCATATCAGGACATCTCCAAAGTCATTGTATGAGGCAATCGGCTCACTAAGTTTCAGCCAAAAAAAGTGTGTGATTGAAATGGGTTTTGGAAGTTTGCTTGATTTCAAGATAGCTGGTTTGTCATCGAGGATAGTGTATTATTTGGTGAATAATTTCGACGACAAAAACCTAGTGTTGAATGTTGGTGCTGGAAAAATCATGGTAACCCCAGATTTAATTCATGATATATTAGGAGTGCCATTAGGTGGTGTTCAACTTGGTAATATAGATGGAGGAGAAGGAAATGACAACCTGGTAGTAGAATGGAGTAAACAATATAAAGATAGACAAATTAGTCTAGTAGATTTGAAGACAAGGATTGCTAGATCTCAGGAGGCAGACTGgaattttaaaataaactttATACTCTTGTTTGCTAACACAATTGCACAATGCAAAAAAAGAGGCAAATGTGATTTAAGCCTTCTAGATCATATCCGTGAAGATTTTCGTATTGAGCAGATAGATTGGTGTCACTATGTATGGCACGCTATAAGAGGTTGTAAAGATAAGTGGAAGCTAGGAGTAATTGGGCAATACTTTTCTGGGCCGTGTACTTTACTGACGGTAAGATGAACATGATACAAAGATTCTAAACATTTATGTAATTTGGTTATTATAATATTCTGATATTTTATGTGTTCTTTTACATGTAGTTGATATACGTAGACAGAACCAAAGGAATAGATTTTGAGGTGAGACGAACAAGGCCAGCTATATTAACATGGAACAACGAGAATCTTAAACAAAGAGAGGAATCAGAAGTAGGGTCGGGTGGATTTGGTAATGTAGAGATGCGTGAACCCTATGAAGCTAGTGGAGCTGATGTAGAAAATTTCACAGTTGATGTAAATGGAGATATCGATTTTGTAAGACTCAATGCTTTCAAACCTGAAGGACTTAAGGTAAATGAATGTTGTATGGTATAGGTGTATGCTAGAAACTTGTATGAACTAAAGAGTGTGTTCAACAGTTAATTAGAACACTTTGTATGAGTAGTACATAAGtagttaataattatattcGTGTATTCATTTTAATGAGGTTAGCATGCTAATTTGGTGATGATAAGTAGTTAATATTTTGCAGGGATATGTGTACAAGATAAGTAACTTGTTTAAATTGTTGAGGCACAACAATAATAGTTTGAAGGAAACACTCCAGGAGGCGAAGGAAAAGTATCCAGATAACGATGATATTAAAGAGTGGGAGACAAAGGTGAGTGAAATGATGTGACACCTAATCAGGAATAAACAACAGGTGATTAaaactcagaatttgaataaaACATTGGATTTGGTTTTGCAAACACCAGGGCAGACTATTGTGAGGAGTGACGTAGGAGGAAATAAGGGATTAGTAGTGATGCATAACCTACGAGTGAATGAACATGAGGTATTTAAAACTCCAAAATCGACAAAAACAATGGATTTGGTTGTGCACACACCAGGGCAAACTGTCGTGGGAAGTGATGTCGGAGGAAAGTTGGACTCATTTGCTGATGTTGGGCCTAGTGAACTGATGGAGGAGGAAACATGGACTCAGATTTTGCAAGACCCACAGGTGATTGCAGAGTGTGATAGAACTATTAGTGAACTACTGAATAAGACAAAGATGAAAGGAGTGGTAATAAATGAACAGAGTGCCTATCTAAAATTGGGTTGCAATGAGTTTGATGAAAGTGAGCTGAATAAAAAAGGTAAACAAAATGCAGGGGATGAAGGTGCAGATAAGAAGGTGATTGGCTATGAGGCGGCTGATATTCCTAGTTTTAGCCTAGGATTCACTCAAGAGATGAAACTTCCAAATGTAGCAGAAGTTGTACATGAACCAGAACGCATACGAAAGATATCTAATGAGCAACGGGTACCGAAGATGGGAGTTTCTTCTAAATCAACCTTTTCCCAGCTTGCGGTTGTGGTGGACCAAA harbors:
- the LOC122605915 gene encoding uncharacterized protein LOC122605915, giving the protein MDNEKESRTMMHIRTSPKSLYEAIGSLSFSQKKCVIEMGFGSLLDFKIAGLSSRIVYYLVNNFDDKNLVLNVGAGKIMVTPDLIHDILGVPLGGVQLGNIDGGEGNDNLVVEWSKQYKDRQISLVDLKTRIARSQEADWNFKINFILLFANTIAQCKKRGKCDLSLLDHIREDFRIEQIDWCHYVWHAIRGCKDKWKLGVIGQYFSGPCTLLTLIYVDRTKGIDFEVRRTRPAILTWNNENLKQREESEVGSGGFGNVEMREPYEASGADVENFTVDVNGDIDFVRLNAFKPEGLKGYVYKISNLFKLLRHNNNSLKETLQEAKEKYPDNDDIKEWETKVSEMM